The following are encoded together in the Pieris napi chromosome 17, ilPieNapi1.2, whole genome shotgun sequence genome:
- the LOC125058115 gene encoding achaete-scute complex protein T3-like, with translation MKYKVVETCAPNGGRQNPKNSNMSYVSYKNDFPKYVPIAPSEDLDAMEDRVPRKYNYKNNPYTGPQAVSIARRNARERNRVKQVNDGFNALRKRLPAAVINALAGGARRGTGKKLSKVDTLRMVVEYIRYLETLIEDSDASLGITNTPMDAAISNDVDEGFAGRTSPYSDSIPSPVNSECSSGVSSAYSINNEYYAPQMTYQNEYVMNDSGVIDEMWWQAK, from the exons ATGAAATACAAAGTGGTTGAGACATGTGCACCGAATGGCGGACGACAGAACCCCAAG AATTCTAATATGTCTTACGTGTCTTATAAGAACGATTTCCCCAAATACGTTCCGATCGCGCCTTCAGAAGACCTAGACGCAATGGAAGATCGAGTTCCAAGgaaatataactataaaaacaaCCCGTACACCGGTCCCCAAGCGGTTTCTATCGCTAGAAGAAACGCTCGCGAACGCAATAGAGTGAAACAAGTGAACGACGGATTCAACGCTTTGAGAAAGAGACTGCCCGCTGCTGTCATCAACGCCCTAGCTGGTGGCGCTCGGCGTGGAACCGGCAAGAAGCTTAGCAAAGTTGACACTTTACGTATGGTAGTGGAATACATCAGGTACCTAGAAACCCTAATTGAAGATAGTGATGCTTCGCTTGGGATTACGAACACACCAATGGACGCCGCCATCTCGAATGATGTTGATGAAGGTTTCGCTGGAAGAACCTCGCCCTATTCAGACTCCATCCCTTCACCAGTGAATTCCGAGTGTTCATCAGGTGTTTCGTCAGCATATTCAATTAACAATGAATACTACGCTCCACAAATGACATATCAAAATGAATATGTTATGAATGACAGTGGGGTGATAGATGAAATGTGGTGGCAAGCGAAGTGA